One Spinacia oleracea cultivar Varoflay chromosome 4, BTI_SOV_V1, whole genome shotgun sequence DNA segment encodes these proteins:
- the LOC110805132 gene encoding sister chromatid cohesion protein PDS5 homolog D encodes MAANFNVNQQFLEQLKDAGNRLLLPPSSTPELLLLLDEVVLLLSKIGQVPSHQVQDALLYIMKALIADSLMRNPDADVLITVTACLNEILRISAPVAPYDDEKMKEIFELIVLSFDKLSCPPGRCYSKAVLILESVARLRSCVMMLDLDCDSLITKMFELFQKHISSNHPHSVFLAMERIMTVMITESDSLSVELLKVLLESIRKENQNASPESFKLGAKVVEECLEKLKPYVVEAVTSTGCCLEDYAPILSSICETEPIDVKDPVHHSAKHLVECEPTGDELHSAEHVQPLKVIERCSQNAGTTGDERHSQNPGTTDDDRCCQNPEAASKGEGKLNSHNPDEKDVSLTGQGKISRGSPRDHVKRSSEAPRSKKVVPKMEDKPSKRDTEQAAGLDNKRVYQATPLGGSSDKKGKPQKKDISGGSRKKSTTSMSRKDRTQTNDAFTSQRKRASSDDDVFETPHGRKNYKEDLIGCKIKVWWPLDRSYYEGTISSFDASTKKHKVEYDDGDEEVLNLRTEQWEFLGDEISTDIDLFVDMKSPHSRPIMTKREAPTVCEKEISQTNTKKREAMPDYETEADDGSHEAARIVEKEKTPEGLSETKRPKLSDGQKS; translated from the exons ATGGCCGCTAATTTCAATGTGAATCAACAATTCCTTGAACAACTTAAGGATGCCGGTAATAGGCTTCTGCTGCCCCCTTCTTCCACGCCTGAACTCTTACTCTTACTTGAT GAGGTGGTGTTACTCCTGTCCAAAATTGGGCAGGTACCTTCACACCAAGTACAAGATGCACTCTTGTATATCATGAAGGCCTTAATTGCAGACAGTCTTATGCGGAATCCAGATGCTGATGTCTTGATTACTGTTACTGCTTGTCTCAATGAAATCTTGCGGATATCAGCTCCAGTTGCTCCATACGATGACGAAAAGATGAAA GAAATTTTCGAGCTGATAGTCCTGTCGTTTGACAAGTTATCCTGTCCGCCTGGCCGTTGTTATTCTAAGGCCGTTCTGATTCTTGAAAGTGTTGCTAGGCTCAGGTCTTGTGTAATGATGTTGGACCTTGATTGTGATTCACTCATCACTAAGATGTTTGAGCTGTTCCAGAAACACATCAG CTCCAATCATCCTCATTCTGTGTTCCTGGCTATGGAGAGGATCATGACTGTCATGATAACAGAAAGTGATTCCCTTTCAGTGGAGCTTCTTAAGGTCCTATTAGAAAGCATCAGGAAGGAAAACCAA AATGCTTCACCTGAATCATTTAAATTGGGTGCCAAAGTTGTTGAAGAATGTTTGGAGAAGCTCAAACCATATGTTGTGGAAGCAGTAACGTCGACGGGTTGCTGCCTAGAGGATTATGCTCCCATTCTTTCTTCGATTTGTGAAACTGAGCCAATTGACGTGAAGGATCCTGTTCATCATTCTGCAAAGCATCTG GTAGAATGTGAACCCACTGGCGATGAGCTCCATTCTGCGGAACATGTGCAGCCTTTGAAGGTAATAGAACGTTGCAGTCAGAATGCAGGAACTACTGGCGATGAGCGTCACAGTCAGAATCCAGGAACTACTGACGATGATCGTTGCTGTCAGAATCCAGAAGCTGCATCCAAAGGGGAAGGAAAGCTCAACTCCCATAATCCTGATGAAAAGGATGTGAGCTTGACAGGCCAAGGGAAAATATCTCGTGGAAGCCCTCGTGATCATGTGAAGCGAAGTTCTGAAGCACCAAGAAGTAAGAAAGTGGTTCCTAAAATGGAGGACAAGCCTTCCAAAAGGGATACAGAACAAGCTGCTGGTCTTGACAATAAGAGGGTTTATCAGGCAACTCCACTTGGTGGTAGCAGTGATAAGAAGGGGAAGCCACAAAAGAAGGATATTAGTGGGGGGTCTAGGAAGAAG AGCACAACATCCATGTCAAGGAAGGATCGAACCCAGACAAATGATGCCTTCACGTCCCAGAGGAAGAGGGCATCTTCAGATGACGAT gtTTTTGAGACTCCCCATGGGAGAAAAAATTACAAAGAGGATTTGATTGGCTGTAAAATCAAGGTTTGGTGGCCACTCGACCGCAG TTATTATGAAGGCACTATCTCATCTTTTGATGCTTCTACAAAAAAGCATAAG GTTGAGTATGATGATGGAGATGAGGAGGTTTTAAATCTGAGAACTGAACAATGGGAATTCTTAGGCGATGAAATTTCAACTGATATT GATTTATTTGTTGACATGAAATCTCCTCATTCACGCCCAATTAT GACAAAACGAGAAGCACCAACAGTGTGCGAGAAGGAAATCTCTCAGACCAACACTAAAAAGAGGGAAGCAATGCCTGACTATGAGACTGAAGCTGACGATGGAAGCCATGAAGCTGCCAGAATTGTAGAGAAAGAGAAGACGCCAGAGGGTTTGAGTGAGACGAAAAGACCAAAATTATCCGATGGACAGAAGTCTTGA
- the LOC110804542 gene encoding probable protein phosphatase 2C 28 — translation MQKKKTMRLKFNYIWMIYVSISLNLRMQEEAGEIGKVSEEGQHVSYGYHMVRGKMGHGMEDYVFAENRNIGGNDLGLYAIFDGHAGRHAAQYLQHHLFNNILNQADFWEDPEAAIKRAYKETDEEILEKVVSSRGGSTAVTAIVINRKKLIVANVGDSRGILCKKRVIEQITVDDEPDKEKEKELVEERGGFISQRPGNVPRVDGVLAMTRAFGDGRLKQHISCEPHVRIQTVGADAKFIVLASDGIWKVMSNEEVCDCIRELDDPQGAAEQLVKEALQRRCPDDISCVVVMFHD, via the exons ATGCAGAAGAAGAAGACGATGAGGTTAAAGTTTAATTATATTTGGATGATTTATGTTtcaatttcattaaatttgagAATGCAGGAGGAAGCTGGAGAAATAGGTAAAGTTAGTGAAGAGGGACAGCACGTGAGCTATGGATATCATATGGTCCGTGGTAAAATGGGACATGGGATGGAAGACTATGTTTTTGCTGAGAATAGAAATATTGGCGGCAATGATTTAGGCTTATATGCAATTTTTGATGGCCATGCTGGTCGTCATGCTGCTCAATATTTACAACATCATCTCTtcaataacattttgaatcaa GCTGATTTCTGGGAAGATCCTGAAGCAGCTATCAAGAGAGCATACAAAGAAACAGATGAAGAGATTTTAGAGAAAGTGGTAAGTTCAAGAGGTGGATCTACAGCAGTTACTGCTATCGTGATCAACAGGAAGAAACTCATTGTTGCAAATGTTGGTGACTCGCGTGGGATATTATGCAAAAAACGAGTTATAGAACAGATTACAGTTGATGATGAACCAgacaaggaaaaagaaaaagagcttGTGGAAGAAAGGGGTGGTTTCATATCCCAAAGACCAG GGAATGTTCCTCGTGTGGATGGTGTGCTGGCAATGACAAGGGCATTTGGTGATGGAAGACTCAAACAACATATTTCTTGTGAGCCTCATGTAAGGATCCAGACTGTGGGTGCAGATGCTAAGTTTATTGTACTTGCAAGTGATGGAATCTGGAAAGTTATGTCAAATGAAGAGGTTTGTGATTGTATCAGAGAACTCGATGATCCCCAAGGAGCAGCAGAGCAGCTGGTGAAAGAGGCGTTACAAAGAAGATGCCCTGATGATATATCATGTGTTGTTGTTATGTTCCATGATTGA
- the LOC110805175 gene encoding wall-associated receptor kinase-like 10 isoform X2 — translation MDSSPYMMSTSGNHLMVKGCPAVAILMNRKGNTVAGCSSVCKGKTADSSSSCDGVGCCLISVDEQYLGVDYYQMALRNNYVDTNNNTCVEFALIERSLTLENENENEIERLARDDLVPTLWHWMPPALPQGISDTSSNHSDSDFSCKSFCGYYDEVQCVNICTCNQGFQGNPYIPNGCRDPCKEGINHSSLNCKKRSLRITSAPILALNIVLGSVTLLVLGYGLYRLVKRWRQIEQRSKFFKRNGGLLLQQQMISEGGVIESTRVFTFTARELEKATDNFNNNRILGHGGQGTVYKGMLLDGRVVAIKKPNNKVKSDHFINEVVILSQINHRNVVKLLGCCLETQVPLLVYEFVPNGTLAKHIHHNPNQDFQITWKMRLQIASEIAGALAYLHSSSTTPIYHRDIKSTNILLDNKYRAKLSDFGTSRSMMIDQTHLTTRVQGTFGYMDPEYFQSNQYTEKSDVYSFGVVLAELLTGMAPVSKDESGVWKGLANEFLFHFESNNLDQILDVQVVQEEAREEQVRVAANLAKRCMNLSGKQRPTMKEVSCAVEGIRSFNIFEQLTFKGSHNNPDLIMEMGKILNDEHYTDSTTFYSTNSV, via the exons ATGGATAGCAGCCCTTATATGATGTCAACTTCAGGAAATCATTTAATGGTGAAGGGTTGTCCAGCAGTTGCTATATTAATGAATCGAAAGGGAAATACGGTTGCAGGATGTTCTTCAGTTTGCAAAGGGAAAACTGCAGACAGCAGTAGTAGTTGTGATGGAGTTGGATGTTGCTTGATATCAGTAGATGAGCAATACTTGGGGGTTGATTATTATCAGATGGCTTTGAGAAATAATTACGTTGATACTAACAATAATACTTGTGTAGAGTTTGCGTTAATAGAGAGGTCGTTAACgctggagaatgagaatgagaATGAGATTGAAAGACTAGCAAGGGATGATCTTGTTCCCACTCTATGGCACTGGATGCCCCCGGCATTACCTCAAGGAATTTCTGACACTAGTAGTAACCACAGTGATAGTGATTTCTCTTGTAAATCCTTTTGTGGTTATTATGATGAAGTTCAATGTGTGAATATTTGTACCTGCAATCAAGGCTTTCAAGGAAATCCATACATCCCTAATGGTTGCCGAG ATCCATGCAAAGAGGGCATCAACCATTCATCTCTCAACTGTAAAAAGAGGTCCTTGAGGATAACTTCAGCACCAATTCTAG CGCTGAACATAGTATTGGGGTCAGTGACGTTGCTTGTTCTTGGGTATGGCTTGTACCGTCTAGTAAAGAGATGGAGGCAAATTGAGCAAAGAAGTAAATTCTTTAAAAGAAATGGTGGCCTACTTTTACAGCAGCAGATGATCTCTGAAGGTGGTGTTATAGAGAGTACAAGAGTGTTTACATTTACAGCCCGTGAATTGGAGAAAGCTACGGACAATTTCAACAACAACAGAATTCTTGGGCATGGAGGTCAAGGTACAGTTTACAAAGGGATGTTGCTCGATGGCAGAGTTGTGGCTATTAAGAAGCCTAATAACAAGGTCAAGTCAGATCATTTTATTAACGAGGTCGTTATTCTCTCTCAAATCAACCATAGAAATGTTGTTAAACTACTAGGATGTTGCTTAGAGACACAAGTTCCTTTACTAGTTTATGAGTTTGTACCAAATGGGACACTTGCTAAGCATATCCACCACAATCCTAATCAAGATTTCCAGATTACTTGGAAGATGCGTTTGCAAATTGCTTCAGAAATAGCAGGAGCTCTTGCTTACTTACATTCATCATCAACTACACCTATTTATCACAGAGATATCAAGTCCACAAATATACTTTTGGACAACAAATATCGAGCTAAACTATCAGATTTCGGTACTTCAAGGAGCATGATGATCGATCAAACTCACTTAACGACTCGTGTGCAGGGTACGTTTGGTTATATGGATCCTGAATACTTCCAGTCAAACCAATACACAGAAAAGAGTGATGTTTATAGTTTTGGAGTTGTTCTGGCTGAACTTTTAACAGGCATGGCGCCCGTCTCTAAGGATGAATCCGGAGTATGGAAAGGGTTGGCAAATGAATTCTTATTCCATTTTGAAAGTAATAATTTAGATCAAATTCTAGATGTACAAGTTGTACAAGAAGAAGCAAGGGAAGAACAAGTAAGAGTGGCAGCAAATCTGGCAAAGCGATGCATGAATTTGAGTGGTAAGCAAAGGCCTACCATGAAAGAAGTATCATGTGCAGTAGAGGGAATCAGATCATTCAATATATTTGAGCAATTAACTTTCAAGGGAAGTCATAATAATCCTGATTTGATTATGGAAATGGGGAAGATTTTGAATGATGAACATTATACGGATTCAACTACATTTTACTCAACCAACTCTgtataa
- the LOC110805158 gene encoding stromal cell-derived factor 2-like protein has product MALGFFALAILLFLSLDSDYFSSSVSAAPASEGVEVTFGSVIKLMHERTKFRLHSHDVPYGSGSGQQSVTGFPNVDDANSYWVVKPVPDTSAKQGDPIKSGTIIRLQHTKTRKWLHSHLHASPISGNLEVSCYGGDSTSDTGDHWKLEIEGKGKIWKQDQKIRLNHVDTRGYLHSHDKKYQRIAGGQQEVCGVKDKGRDNIWVAAEGVYLPTSDGKAESS; this is encoded by the exons ATGGCGTTGGGCTTCTTTGCCCTGGCGATCTTGCTATTTCTCTCTCTTGATTCCGATTACTTTTCATCCTCTGTCTCCGCTGCCCCTGCCAGTGAGGGTGTTGAG GTTACGTTTGGGTCTGTGATCAAATTGATGCATGAAAGGACAAAATTCAGGCTGCATTCACACGACGTGCCATATGGTTCTGGAAGTGGCCAGCAATCAGTTACAGGTTTCCCTAATGTTGACGATGCCAATAGCTACTGG GTTGTAAAGCCTGTACCTGACACATCTGCGAAGCAAGGGGACCCAATCAAAAGCGGGACAATTATCCGCCTGCAACACACGAAGACTCGTAAATGGTTACACAGTCACCTGCATGCATCCCCTATCTCAGGGAACTTAGAG GTAAGCTGTTATGGAGGAGATTCAACCTCAGATACCGGAGATCACTGGAA GCTTGAAATTGAGGGAAAGGGGAAAATCTGGAAGCAAGATCAGAAGATCAGGCTCAATCATGTGGACACTCGAGGGTATCTGCACAGTCATGACAAGAAATATCAGCGCATAGCTGGAGGCCAGCAGGAG GTTTGTGGTGTGAAAGATAAGGGTCGGGACAATATCTGGGTGGCAGCAGAGGGTGTATACCTCCCTACCAGTGATGGCAAGGCAGAGTCGTCTTAG
- the LOC110805166 gene encoding probable CCR4-associated factor 1 homolog 7 produces the protein MSLLPNSDSIHIREVWDDNLDEEFGLICDIVDDYPFVAMDTEFPGIVLRPIGCFKSSSDFHYRTLKDNVDMLKLIQLGLTFSDELGNLPTCGTDKFCIWQFNFREFNINEDVFANDSIELLCQSGIDFKKNNEKGIDAKRFGELLMSSGVVLNYNVHWVTFHSGYDFGYLLKLLTCRNLPETQQEFFEMIKTYFPTVYDIKHLMKFCNSLHGGLNKLAELLEVERVGICHQAGSDSLLTSCTFRKLKESFFSGSMEKYAGVLYGLGFDNGQTVH, from the coding sequence ATGTCGCTTCTTCCCAATAGTGATTCAATACACATTAGAGAGGTTTGGGATGACAATCTCGATGAAGAATTTGGTCTAATTTGTGATATAGTGGATGATTACCCTTTTGTGGCTATGGATACTGAGTTTCCTGGAATTGTTCTTCGCCCTATTGGTTGTTTTAAGAGTAGCTCTGATTTTCATTATAGAACTCTCAAGGATAATGTCGACATGTTGAAATTGATTCAATTAGGCCTTACCTTTTCTGATGAACTAGGAAACTTACCCACATGTGGTACTGATAAATTTTGCATTTGGCAATTCAATTTCCGCGAATTTAACATCAATGAGGATGTTTTTGCCAATGATTCTATTGAGCTTCTTTGCCAAAGTGGGAtcgattttaagaaaaataatgagAAGGGCATTGATGCCAAGAGGTTTGGGGAGCTTTTAATGTCGTCAGGGGTTGTTTTGAACTATAATGTTCATTGGGTTACTTTCCATAGCGGCTATGATTTTGGTTACCTGCTTAAGCTCTTGACATGTCGCAACCTTCCTGAGACGCAACAGGAGTTTTTTGAGATGATCAAGACGTATTTTCCTACTGTTTATGATATTAAACACTTGATGAAGTTCTGTAATAGCTTACATGGCGGATTGAACAAGCTCGCAGAGTTGTTGGAAGTCGAGAGGGTTGGTATCTGTCACCAGGCTGGTTCAGATAGTTTGCTTACATCCTGTACATTCAGGAAGTTGAAGGAGAGTTTCTTCAGTGGATCCATGGAGAAATATGCTGGTGTTTTGTATGGACTAGGTTTTGATAATGGACAAACTGTTCACTGA
- the LOC110805144 gene encoding 40S ribosomal protein S12: MSGEEVAAAVPATETPTPLVGETMDLMTALQLVLKKSLAHGGLCRGLHEGAKVIEKHAAQLCLLAEDCDQPDYVKLVKALCAEHNVNLLTIPSAKTLGEWSGLCKIDSEGKARKVVGCSCVVVKDFGEESEGLNVVQQHIKSH, from the exons ATGTCTGG TGAGGAGGTTGCCGCTGCTGTTCCTGCTACTGAGACCCCTACTCCATTAGTGGGGGAGACCATGGACCTGATGACAGCTCTTCAGCTTGTGTTGAAGAAGTCTCTTGCACATGGTGGCCTATGCCGTGGTCTTCATGAGGGTGCCAAAGTGATTGAAAAGCATGCTGCTCAGCTATGCTTGTTGGCAGAAGATTGTGACCAGCCTGATTATGTCAAATTAGTCAAGGCTCTATGTGCTGAGCACAATGTTAACTTGCTAACTATTCCAAGTGCCAAGACCTTAGGCGAGTGGTCTGGT CTGTGCAAGATTGATTCAGAGGGGAAAGCAAGGAAAGTAGTCGGATGCTCATGTGTGGTTGTGAAG GACTTCGGTGAAGAGTCAGAAGGACTCAATGTGGTTCAGCAGCACATCAAGTCTCACTGA
- the LOC110805175 gene encoding wall-associated receptor kinase-like 6 isoform X1, which yields MTSVLKSYRCASVFWVVATLIVASVVPTRTMSMSMAKAGCQQSCRNSTIIIPFPFGIGTDCYYDPWYEINCNSSSPGPERPILSSFGVEVLNITSCSSSKCDITDLRIEVATEWQKICSAQKEVVNDMDSSPYMMSTSGNHLMVKGCPAVAILMNRKGNTVAGCSSVCKGKTADSSSSCDGVGCCLISVDEQYLGVDYYQMALRNNYVDTNNNTCVEFALIERSLTLENENENEIERLARDDLVPTLWHWMPPALPQGISDTSSNHSDSDFSCKSFCGYYDEVQCVNICTCNQGFQGNPYIPNGCRDPCKEGINHSSLNCKKRSLRITSAPILALNIVLGSVTLLVLGYGLYRLVKRWRQIEQRSKFFKRNGGLLLQQQMISEGGVIESTRVFTFTARELEKATDNFNNNRILGHGGQGTVYKGMLLDGRVVAIKKPNNKVKSDHFINEVVILSQINHRNVVKLLGCCLETQVPLLVYEFVPNGTLAKHIHHNPNQDFQITWKMRLQIASEIAGALAYLHSSSTTPIYHRDIKSTNILLDNKYRAKLSDFGTSRSMMIDQTHLTTRVQGTFGYMDPEYFQSNQYTEKSDVYSFGVVLAELLTGMAPVSKDESGVWKGLANEFLFHFESNNLDQILDVQVVQEEAREEQVRVAANLAKRCMNLSGKQRPTMKEVSCAVEGIRSFNIFEQLTFKGSHNNPDLIMEMGKILNDEHYTDSTTFYSTNSV from the exons ATGACTTCTGTACTCAAATCGTATCGCTGTGCCTCAGTATTCTGGGTAGTGGCAACGCTAATCGTAGCATCTGTTGTCCCTACAAGAACAATGTCAATGTCTATGGCAAAGGCTGGTTGTCAGCAAAGCTGTAGAAATTCAACCATTATAATTCCATTTCCATTTGGCATAGGTACAGATTGTTACTACGATCCATGGTACGAAATTAATTGCAATTCGTCTTCTCCAGGTCCTGAAAGACCAATACTGAGTTCATTCGGCGTGGAAGTTTTGAACATAACAAGTTGTTCAAGTAGTAAGTGTGATATAACTGATCTAAGAATAGAAGTTGCAACTGAATGGCAAAAGATATGTAGTGCACAAAAAGAAGTCGTAAATGACATGGATAGCAGCCCTTATATGATGTCAACTTCAGGAAATCATTTAATGGTGAAGGGTTGTCCAGCAGTTGCTATATTAATGAATCGAAAGGGAAATACGGTTGCAGGATGTTCTTCAGTTTGCAAAGGGAAAACTGCAGACAGCAGTAGTAGTTGTGATGGAGTTGGATGTTGCTTGATATCAGTAGATGAGCAATACTTGGGGGTTGATTATTATCAGATGGCTTTGAGAAATAATTACGTTGATACTAACAATAATACTTGTGTAGAGTTTGCGTTAATAGAGAGGTCGTTAACgctggagaatgagaatgagaATGAGATTGAAAGACTAGCAAGGGATGATCTTGTTCCCACTCTATGGCACTGGATGCCCCCGGCATTACCTCAAGGAATTTCTGACACTAGTAGTAACCACAGTGATAGTGATTTCTCTTGTAAATCCTTTTGTGGTTATTATGATGAAGTTCAATGTGTGAATATTTGTACCTGCAATCAAGGCTTTCAAGGAAATCCATACATCCCTAATGGTTGCCGAG ATCCATGCAAAGAGGGCATCAACCATTCATCTCTCAACTGTAAAAAGAGGTCCTTGAGGATAACTTCAGCACCAATTCTAG CGCTGAACATAGTATTGGGGTCAGTGACGTTGCTTGTTCTTGGGTATGGCTTGTACCGTCTAGTAAAGAGATGGAGGCAAATTGAGCAAAGAAGTAAATTCTTTAAAAGAAATGGTGGCCTACTTTTACAGCAGCAGATGATCTCTGAAGGTGGTGTTATAGAGAGTACAAGAGTGTTTACATTTACAGCCCGTGAATTGGAGAAAGCTACGGACAATTTCAACAACAACAGAATTCTTGGGCATGGAGGTCAAGGTACAGTTTACAAAGGGATGTTGCTCGATGGCAGAGTTGTGGCTATTAAGAAGCCTAATAACAAGGTCAAGTCAGATCATTTTATTAACGAGGTCGTTATTCTCTCTCAAATCAACCATAGAAATGTTGTTAAACTACTAGGATGTTGCTTAGAGACACAAGTTCCTTTACTAGTTTATGAGTTTGTACCAAATGGGACACTTGCTAAGCATATCCACCACAATCCTAATCAAGATTTCCAGATTACTTGGAAGATGCGTTTGCAAATTGCTTCAGAAATAGCAGGAGCTCTTGCTTACTTACATTCATCATCAACTACACCTATTTATCACAGAGATATCAAGTCCACAAATATACTTTTGGACAACAAATATCGAGCTAAACTATCAGATTTCGGTACTTCAAGGAGCATGATGATCGATCAAACTCACTTAACGACTCGTGTGCAGGGTACGTTTGGTTATATGGATCCTGAATACTTCCAGTCAAACCAATACACAGAAAAGAGTGATGTTTATAGTTTTGGAGTTGTTCTGGCTGAACTTTTAACAGGCATGGCGCCCGTCTCTAAGGATGAATCCGGAGTATGGAAAGGGTTGGCAAATGAATTCTTATTCCATTTTGAAAGTAATAATTTAGATCAAATTCTAGATGTACAAGTTGTACAAGAAGAAGCAAGGGAAGAACAAGTAAGAGTGGCAGCAAATCTGGCAAAGCGATGCATGAATTTGAGTGGTAAGCAAAGGCCTACCATGAAAGAAGTATCATGTGCAGTAGAGGGAATCAGATCATTCAATATATTTGAGCAATTAACTTTCAAGGGAAGTCATAATAATCCTGATTTGATTATGGAAATGGGGAAGATTTTGAATGATGAACATTATACGGATTCAACTACATTTTACTCAACCAACTCTgtataa